ACGGTTCATTACCACCAAAAGCATTGGGACTTGTCGTTGAATGGGCTTCACTGCATCAAGATGAGCTTTTGCAAAATTGGGAAAATGCACAAATTGGAAATAAACTATTAAATATTAAGGCATTATAGGAGATTAATTATGTATGATATAATAGATGCAAAATATGTTAAGGATTATCAGGTTGAATTTCATTTTGCTGATAACTCGTCAGGTCTCGTTGATTTTGCCGAGTATAAAACTAAACCAGGCCTCTTTGCGGAATTAAGGGACATTACGTTTTTCAGGAATTTCAAGTTGGATAATGAATTAGGTACTATAACCTGGCAAAATGGTTTAGATATTGCACCTGATACATTGTACTTCAAAGCAACAGGTAAACTCCCAAAAGGATTGGATTTAAAGTCATAATGAAGTTGAAAATGTTTTATGATTATCTTGGTTCTTTACGATTTTTTTTCAATAAATCAGGTAACTCCGTATATTCAAGTTTTCCGGAGTCAGTTAAATGAAAATAATTGCTGTACTTATTGGATTTTTATTTATCTCATGTACAAATCAAATAGAATTAATCGATTTTCATATTAATACAATTGAAATTAAAAAAGTGGATTACGAGGGCACTTATTGGCACTCTATTATAATTATCGAAGATATAAATGAAATCGAAAAAACATTAATTGAAATCAATTCTTCTAAATCATTTAAGAAAGAAAGACTTACTAAGTATCCACCAGCATTTTATGAAATTATAATCAATAATACCTTAGTTTTAGGATTTTTACCTGACAAACAAACATTTTTTATTGATAAAAAATATTATAAATTACCTCGAAAATTGAAAATATTAGAAAGTTTATGATATCTAAAGATGGAAATATTGAACCATGGCACGTGATGACTTTCTTCCACCCTGAGGAATATAACGTCTATGGCAATGAGCAGGCGCCAAGGATAACTTACAGATACGTGGACGGAAATTGGCAGAAGCAGTATAAATTTTATGATTACTTAGGTTCTTTACGATTTACTATGAAAGCAGACGGAACGCTACTAAACTTCAAACAATACGAAGCTTTTGGTGAGACAACTCTCGATACTTTGGGAGTTACAAGGCAGGGCATTCAAAAATTGACAATTGATAATGAAAAACTGACAATGAATAGGCAGGAAAATATTGAGAACTATACCATCGGTAATTGTCAATTATCAATTCTTAATTGTCAATTATTAAAGTATGCGGCATTTGGTGAGACAACTCTCGATACTTTGGGAGTTACAAGGCAGGGCTATATCGGTAAAGAGAAGGATGTAGAGAATGGTCTTGGTGACTATGGTGTAAGGAAGTATGACCCGATAACAGGTAGATTTAATTCTATTGACCCATTTTGGGAATTGTATATAGGATTAAATCCTTACCAATACGCAGGTAATAATCCATTAATGTATAGTGATGGTAATGGATATGGTTGGATTGACGAAGTTAAACAAGCAGGTAAAGATGTAGCAGCAGGTGCAGCTTCTGCAATTTATGAAGACTTAACAGGTAATAAAGCTCCCGGATATTCAAATTCCGGTAGTAAATATTTTCAGGGAGCAAAATTTGGTGTTCATGTTGCTGATGCTGTAGTTGGTGGAGTTGTTGCTGTTCAGGGAGCAATTCAGGCAGCAGCAGGTGCAACTATAAGTACAACCGGAGCAGGTGCAGTAGTCGGAGTTCCAGCTATGGCAACAGGTGCTGCACAGGTTGTTGGTGGTGCTGTTATAGCCGGAAATGCCACAACAAATGCTGTTAATATGATGAGTCAAGGTGGAAGTGGTGGTGGTGGTGGTACTCAAACAAATAGTACTACATTGTGGAAGAACAAAGATACAGGTGCAAGATTAGATGTGGAAAACAAAGTACCTGGTGATCCAAGTAGAGCAAGAATACAATATCAGAATGGCAAAGAATATTACAAATATAACACAGAAACAGGAAAATTTGATGGAATGCCTAACAAATTGCAGAAACAACTAAGTAAAGATAAGAATTTTCAAAAAGCTATTGAGAAAGCAAAT
This is a stretch of genomic DNA from Ignavibacteriota bacterium. It encodes these proteins:
- a CDS encoding DUF4160 domain-containing protein, translated to MPTISMFYGISIMMFYDEHNPPHFHAKYNEFKASIRISDLALMNGSLPPKALGLVVEWASLHQDELLQNWENAQIGNKLLNIKAL
- a CDS encoding DUF2442 domain-containing protein, which encodes MYDIIDAKYVKDYQVEFHFADNSSGLVDFAEYKTKPGLFAELRDITFFRNFKLDNELGTITWQNGLDIAPDTLYFKATGKLPKGLDLKS
- a CDS encoding RHS repeat-associated core domain-containing protein — its product is MISKDGNIEPWHVMTFFHPEEYNVYGNEQAPRITYRYVDGNWQKQYKFYDYLGSLRFTMKADGTLLNFKQYEAFGETTLDTLGVTRQGIQKLTIDNEKLTMNRQENIENYTIGNCQLSILNCQLLKYAAFGETTLDTLGVTRQGYIGKEKDVENGLGDYGVRKYDPITGRFNSIDPFWELYIGLNPYQYAGNNPLMYSDGNGYGWIDEVKQAGKDVAAGAASAIYEDLTGNKAPGYSNSGSKYFQGAKFGVHVADAVVGGVVAVQGAIQAAAGATISTTGAGAVVGVPAMATGAAQVVGGAVIAGNATTNAVNMMSQGGSGGGGGTQTNSTTLWKNKDTGARLDVENKVPGDPSRARIQYQNGKEYYKYNTETGKFDGMPNKLQKQLSKDKNFQKAIEKANNILGG